A section of the Pseudomonas flavescens genome encodes:
- a CDS encoding acetyl-CoA carboxylase biotin carboxylase subunit, translating into MIKKILIANRGEIAVRIVRACAEMNIRSVAIYSDADRQALHVKRADEAYGIGDDPLAGYLNPRKLVNLAVETGCDALHPGYGFLSENAELAEICASRGIRFIGPSAEVIRRMGDKTEARRSMIKAGVPVTPGTEGNVADIAEALREGDRIGYPVMLKATSGGGGRGIRRCNSREELEQAFPRVISEATKAFGSAEVFLEKCIVNPKHIEAQILGDSFGNVVHLFERDCSIQRRNQKLIEIAPSPQLTPEQRAYIGDLAVRAAQAVGYENAGTVEFLLAEGEVYFMEMNTRVQVEHTITEEITGIDIVREQIRIASGLPLSIKQEDIQYRGFALQFRINAEDPRNNFLPSFGKITRYYAPGGPGVRTDTAIYTGYTIPPYYDSMCLKLIVWALTWEEALARGSRALDDMRVQGVKTTATYYQQILANDEFRSGRFNTSFVDNHPELLNYSIKRKPGELALAIAAAIAAHAGL; encoded by the coding sequence GTGATCAAGAAAATCCTGATAGCCAACCGTGGCGAGATCGCGGTCCGTATCGTGCGGGCCTGCGCCGAAATGAACATTCGGTCGGTGGCCATCTATTCGGATGCCGACCGCCAGGCCTTGCACGTCAAGCGTGCCGACGAGGCCTATGGCATTGGCGACGACCCTTTGGCGGGTTACCTGAACCCGCGCAAGCTGGTGAACCTCGCCGTGGAAACCGGCTGCGACGCGCTGCACCCCGGCTACGGCTTTCTCTCCGAGAACGCCGAGCTGGCAGAAATCTGCGCCTCACGCGGCATCAGGTTCATCGGCCCGAGCGCCGAGGTCATCCGCCGCATGGGCGACAAGACCGAGGCCCGGCGCAGCATGATCAAGGCCGGCGTGCCGGTGACGCCGGGCACCGAGGGCAACGTGGCGGATATCGCCGAGGCGCTGCGCGAAGGTGATCGCATCGGCTACCCGGTGATGCTCAAGGCCACCTCCGGTGGCGGTGGGCGGGGCATACGTCGCTGCAACAGCCGCGAGGAACTGGAGCAGGCGTTCCCGCGGGTGATCTCCGAGGCCACCAAGGCGTTTGGCTCGGCCGAGGTGTTTCTCGAGAAGTGCATCGTCAACCCGAAGCACATCGAGGCGCAGATTCTCGGCGACAGCTTCGGCAACGTGGTGCACCTGTTCGAGCGCGATTGCTCGATCCAGCGGCGCAACCAGAAGCTCATCGAAATCGCCCCCAGCCCGCAACTGACCCCGGAGCAGCGCGCCTACATCGGTGACCTCGCCGTGCGCGCCGCCCAGGCGGTGGGCTACGAGAACGCCGGTACCGTGGAGTTCCTGCTCGCCGAGGGCGAGGTGTACTTCATGGAGATGAATACCCGGGTGCAGGTGGAACACACCATCACCGAGGAAATCACCGGCATCGACATCGTTCGCGAGCAGATCCGCATCGCCTCCGGCCTGCCGCTTTCCATCAAGCAGGAAGACATCCAGTACCGCGGCTTCGCCCTGCAATTCCGGATCAACGCCGAGGACCCGCGCAACAACTTCCTGCCGTCGTTCGGCAAGATCACCCGCTACTACGCGCCTGGCGGCCCGGGCGTGCGCACCGACACGGCGATCTACACCGGCTACACCATCCCGCCGTATTACGACTCCATGTGCCTGAAACTGATCGTCTGGGCGCTGACCTGGGAAGAGGCCCTGGCCCGTGGCTCCCGTGCACTGGACGACATGCGCGTGCAGGGCGTGAAGACCACCGCCACCTACTACCAGCAGATTCTCGCCAACGACGAATTTCGCAGTGGGCGCTTCAACACCAGCTTCGTCGACAACCATCCCGAGCTGCTGAACTACTCGATCAAACGCAAGCCGGGCGAACTGGCCCTGGCCATCGCCGCCGCCATCGCCGCCCATGCCGGCCTGTGA
- a CDS encoding L,D-transpeptidase family protein yields the protein MFSPTSSAAWALVLTAPLAVADAMPPSPLEQQLAEPSLTCVSPALNLTAKDREWLEPFYLLRGSQPVWSEQNLPTLLAQLDTLVDDGLEPRAYHLEPLRELAAVESPSPRLSACVEVLATTAYLQALRDLAYGRLEQSQVEPLWEPESMAMEQSQAPLLAIAQAGLSDPAQAFEQARPDFGPYRELRQRYADLRRQALPQWLAIPGGTLLRPGAVDGRVPLLEQRLQLHGDLSQGAPALVAEETSVYSTALVEAVKAFQRNHLLKPDGVVGPGTLAELNRSASERMDQIRINLERLRWLSHEIEPTSVLIDVAGAEVIFLRDHAIAWQARTQVGRPARPTPLLRSRITHLTLNPTWTIPPTILREDKLPELRRDAAGYLAANHMQVIDYEGNPVDPRGVDWERPGRVMIRQSAGAHSPLGKVAIRFPNPFSVYLHDTPSQRLFDNLPRLFSSGCVRIERVTELVDQLLAEATPTDRARIARQWDSGRTLRADLPRPVPILMAYWTAQVGADGQVQFRPDIYGHDARLLKALDASNRI from the coding sequence TTGTTTTCTCCCACTTCATCCGCCGCCTGGGCGTTGGTCCTCACCGCTCCTCTGGCCGTGGCCGATGCCATGCCACCCAGCCCTCTCGAACAGCAGCTCGCCGAACCCAGCCTGACCTGCGTATCGCCGGCCCTGAACCTTACCGCCAAGGATCGCGAATGGCTGGAGCCTTTCTATCTGCTGCGTGGTTCGCAGCCGGTGTGGAGTGAGCAGAACCTGCCCACCTTGCTCGCGCAGTTGGATACGCTGGTCGACGACGGCCTCGAGCCTCGCGCTTACCATCTTGAGCCGCTGCGTGAGCTGGCCGCGGTGGAAAGCCCGTCGCCACGTCTTTCCGCCTGTGTCGAGGTGCTCGCCACCACGGCTTATCTGCAGGCATTGCGTGACCTGGCCTATGGGCGTCTGGAGCAGTCTCAGGTCGAGCCGCTCTGGGAGCCCGAAAGCATGGCCATGGAGCAGAGCCAGGCACCGCTGCTGGCCATCGCCCAGGCGGGGTTGAGCGATCCGGCGCAAGCCTTCGAGCAGGCCCGTCCGGATTTCGGCCCCTACCGGGAGCTGCGTCAGCGCTATGCCGATCTGCGTCGTCAGGCGCTGCCGCAATGGCTGGCGATTCCGGGCGGAACTCTGTTGCGTCCTGGCGCGGTGGACGGGCGCGTGCCCCTGCTCGAGCAGCGCCTGCAACTGCATGGCGATCTTTCCCAGGGCGCCCCGGCATTGGTCGCCGAGGAAACATCGGTGTACTCCACTGCGCTGGTGGAGGCCGTCAAGGCCTTCCAGCGCAACCACCTGCTCAAGCCCGATGGTGTGGTCGGCCCGGGCACGCTGGCCGAGCTGAACCGCTCGGCCAGCGAGCGCATGGATCAGATCCGCATCAACCTGGAGCGCCTGCGCTGGCTGTCCCACGAGATCGAGCCGACCAGCGTACTGATCGACGTGGCTGGCGCCGAAGTGATCTTCCTGCGTGACCATGCGATCGCCTGGCAGGCACGCACTCAGGTTGGCCGCCCGGCCCGGCCGACGCCGTTGCTGCGTTCGCGGATCACTCACCTGACCCTGAACCCGACCTGGACGATTCCACCCACCATCCTGCGCGAGGACAAACTGCCGGAGCTGCGCCGCGACGCCGCCGGCTATCTGGCCGCCAACCATATGCAGGTGATCGATTACGAAGGCAATCCGGTGGATCCGCGTGGCGTCGACTGGGAGCGCCCTGGCCGCGTGATGATTCGTCAGTCTGCTGGCGCTCACAGCCCATTGGGCAAAGTGGCGATCCGCTTCCCAAATCCGTTCTCGGTGTACCTGCACGACACACCGAGCCAGCGCCTGTTCGACAACCTGCCGCGGCTGTTCAGCTCAGGTTGCGTGCGCATCGAGCGGGTGACCGAGCTGGTCGATCAGTTGCTCGCCGAAGCCACTCCAACCGACCGCGCGCGGATCGCCAGGCAGTGGGACAGTGGTCGCACGCTGCGTGCCGATCTGCCGCGCCCGGTACCGATCCTGATGGCGTACTGGACAGCCCAGGTCGGCGCCGACGGGCAGGTGCAGTTCCGCCCCGATATCTACGGCCACGACGCTCGCCTGCTCAAGGCGCTGGATGCGTCGAACCGGATCTAG
- a CDS encoding GntR family transcriptional regulator translates to MPLPPLNAPNLGITPSASEVITKHLRDAIVSGHFAEDEPVRQDDIAKLFNVSKIPVREALKRLEAEGLVVFQRNKGAVVTRISEPELAQMFEVRILLEDKVLRLAIPNMSEETFARAERICEEFIGEEDIGRWAELNWELHACLYEPAQRPFLVSLIRSIHDKLERYLRMQMSLSEGKDRADREHREIIAACRARDVELAVTLLDQHIIGVCRSLFEHLPEHR, encoded by the coding sequence GTGCCATTACCTCCCCTGAACGCCCCGAATCTGGGCATCACCCCGTCCGCTTCCGAGGTGATCACCAAGCACCTGCGCGATGCCATCGTCTCCGGCCATTTCGCCGAAGACGAGCCGGTGCGTCAGGACGACATCGCCAAGCTGTTCAACGTCAGCAAGATTCCCGTGCGCGAGGCGCTCAAGCGCCTGGAAGCCGAAGGGCTGGTGGTGTTCCAGCGCAACAAGGGAGCGGTGGTCACGCGCATCTCCGAGCCGGAGCTGGCGCAGATGTTCGAGGTGCGCATTCTCCTCGAAGACAAGGTACTGCGCCTGGCGATTCCCAACATGAGCGAAGAGACCTTCGCCCGCGCCGAGCGCATCTGCGAGGAGTTCATCGGCGAGGAAGACATCGGCCGCTGGGCCGAACTCAACTGGGAGCTGCACGCCTGCCTCTACGAGCCGGCGCAGCGTCCGTTCCTGGTCAGCCTGATCCGCTCCATCCACGACAAATTGGAGCGCTACCTGCGCATGCAGATGAGCCTTTCCGAGGGCAAGGATCGCGCCGACCGCGAACACCGCGAGATCATCGCCGCCTGCCGCGCCCGTGACGTCGAACTGGCGGTCACCCTGCTCGACCAGCACATCATCGGCGTCTGCCGCAGCCTGTTCGAGCACCTGCCCGAGCACCGTTGA
- a CDS encoding murein L,D-transpeptidase catalytic domain family protein yields MMTTIQRICLAFLCLALPVPSLMAATLAPDPLLESLSAKAPALNRKVLNHAIDAMRCAINNGAVPAQRLAVIDFSKPSSERRLWIFDLTSKRLLLHDLVAHGQQSGENFATRFSNTEGSHQSSIGLFRTQESYTGKHGYSLRMDGLEPGFNDLARQRAIVIHPADYVNPAWIKTQGRIGRSQGCPAVRPEVARMVVDSLKGGQFMFSYYPDKRWLQSSAFINCKPGLVASIVSAKEG; encoded by the coding sequence ATGATGACCACGATTCAGCGAATTTGCTTAGCCTTTCTTTGCCTGGCATTGCCCGTTCCGTCCCTGATGGCCGCCACACTGGCTCCCGATCCCCTGCTGGAAAGCCTGTCTGCCAAAGCACCGGCATTGAATCGCAAGGTACTCAACCATGCCATCGACGCCATGCGTTGCGCCATCAATAATGGCGCCGTACCCGCTCAACGACTGGCGGTCATCGATTTTTCCAAGCCCTCCAGCGAACGCCGCCTGTGGATCTTCGACCTGACCAGCAAACGCTTGCTGCTGCACGATCTGGTCGCCCATGGCCAGCAGTCCGGTGAAAATTTCGCCACCCGGTTCTCCAATACCGAAGGCAGCCATCAGTCCAGCATCGGCTTGTTCCGCACCCAGGAAAGTTATACCGGCAAGCACGGCTACTCGCTGCGCATGGACGGCCTGGAACCAGGCTTCAATGATCTTGCCCGCCAGCGCGCCATCGTCATACACCCGGCGGATTACGTGAACCCAGCCTGGATCAAGACCCAGGGCCGAATCGGCCGCAGCCAGGGCTGCCCTGCCGTGCGCCCGGAAGTCGCCCGCATGGTGGTAGACAGCCTCAAGGGCGGCCAATTCATGTTTTCGTACTACCCGGATAAGCGCTGGTTGCAGTCGTCGGCGTTCATCAATTGCAAGCCCGGCCTGGTCGCGAGCATCGTCAGCGCCAAAGAGGGCTGA
- a CDS encoding LysR family transcriptional regulator has product MRKSLLRMTFRQLQVFRSVCDNRSYSRAAEEMALTQPAVSLQIRQLEELLDQPLFDYVGKRLYLTEAAEALQRASEDIFGRLESLDMQLADLKGSLQGQLSLAIESSAKYFMPHLFAAFRREHPEVSLQLTVVNHAQAVRRLSANRDDLLIMSQVPADMSLEFLPFLNNPIIAVAPADHPLSQARSLQLQDLCAWPLLVREPGSGTRRACEEYCHQKRAHFAQLQEVGSMEGQREGVIAGLGLALIPRHAVRRELQLGVLRELPVAELPLLRSWCVVHPRGKYLSPVAQAFFNFVRNERTQIGALAEQFSGASNSL; this is encoded by the coding sequence ATTCGCAAGTCATTGTTACGTATGACCTTTCGTCAACTTCAGGTGTTTCGGTCGGTGTGCGACAACCGCTCGTACAGCCGCGCCGCTGAAGAAATGGCCCTGACCCAGCCAGCAGTGAGTCTGCAGATCCGCCAGCTCGAGGAGCTGCTCGATCAGCCGCTGTTCGATTACGTCGGCAAGAGGCTGTACCTGACCGAGGCAGCCGAAGCCCTGCAGCGCGCCAGCGAAGACATTTTCGGCCGCCTGGAAAGCCTGGACATGCAGCTGGCCGATCTCAAGGGCTCGCTGCAGGGCCAACTGAGCCTGGCCATCGAGTCCAGCGCCAAGTACTTCATGCCGCATCTGTTCGCCGCCTTTCGCCGCGAGCATCCGGAAGTCAGCCTGCAACTGACCGTGGTCAATCACGCCCAGGCGGTCAGGCGACTGAGCGCCAACCGGGACGACCTGCTGATCATGTCCCAGGTGCCGGCGGACATGTCCCTGGAGTTTCTGCCCTTCCTGAACAACCCGATCATCGCCGTGGCGCCCGCTGATCACCCGCTGAGCCAGGCACGATCGTTGCAGTTACAGGACCTGTGTGCCTGGCCATTGCTGGTGCGCGAACCTGGCTCGGGCACCCGGCGAGCCTGTGAAGAGTACTGTCACCAGAAGCGTGCACATTTCGCCCAGTTGCAAGAGGTGGGCTCCATGGAGGGGCAGCGCGAGGGGGTGATCGCCGGGCTGGGCCTGGCCCTGATACCGCGCCATGCCGTGCGTCGCGAACTGCAACTGGGCGTGCTGCGCGAGTTACCGGTAGCCGAACTGCCGTTGTTGCGCAGCTGGTGCGTGGTGCATCCGCGGGGCAAATACCTGTCGCCTGTCGCCCAGGCGTTCTTCAATTTCGTGCGTAACGAGCGCACGCAGATTGGCGCTCTGGCCGAGCAATTCAGCGGCGCGAGCAATTCGCTGTAG